In Arthrobacter sp. CDRTa11, one DNA window encodes the following:
- a CDS encoding bifunctional SulP family inorganic anion transporter/carbonic anhydrase produces the protein MPSETVITPASKLRRSLTAGLRWDLPASLVVFLVAVPLSLGIAAASGAPVMAGLIAAAVGGIVAGSLGGSALQVSGPAAGLTVIVAGLIEQFGWQATCAITAAAGVLQALLGAARIGRVALAIAPVVVHAMLAGIGITIVLQQLHVMLGSASASSAWENITAIPASIFSIDMTAAVLGAVVIGVLVVWKHLPSPVRRIPGPLVAVIAATLLSLPFTVDRITFDGSLLDALSFPELPDGNWTAAVVGVFTIALIASVESLLSAVAVDKMHHGRRTNFNRELVGQGAANLTSGLLGGLPVTGVIVRSATNVEAGARTRKSAVLHGVWVLVFSLLLAGLIQLIPEAVLAGLLIVIGTRLVRAADIRTARLTGDLTVYCVTLFCVVFVNLLAGVVAGLLLAVGLVLWRVVRASIHAEQLADPTSSGSNASSGDRDRWRVVIDGSCSFLSLPRLSTVLASVPAGTHVTVELEVDFLDHPVHDTLDAWRNRHVGNGGTVVIEESGTATLHGAQAGPPSRGTSRSALRGGFAPWRSWQQRILAGHGAAAPDVPGPLRSILSGVDNYHRRNAHLVRPHVQELASFQDPNTLFLTCSDSRLVPNLITSSGPGDLFTVRNVGNVVGSQGLDSSVEAALDFALNKLSVESVVVCGHSGCGAMTALSADPQAVGAFDDGLQASTREGTSGAATAAGERGAVDVWLDHARPSLGAFRTGHPVQVAAAEAGYDAVDQLAMVNVAVQLDRLNRHPGLQEALQAGRVHVAGLFYDISTAQVLRITSTGISHLDPLPSQSVETMEEEQPVH, from the coding sequence ATGCCATCAGAAACTGTCATCACACCAGCCAGCAAACTCCGAAGATCCCTGACGGCAGGGCTCCGGTGGGACCTCCCGGCGTCACTGGTGGTGTTCCTGGTGGCAGTACCACTGTCCTTGGGAATAGCGGCTGCATCCGGCGCCCCCGTTATGGCTGGCCTGATTGCCGCGGCCGTCGGAGGAATCGTGGCAGGGAGCCTCGGTGGATCAGCTCTTCAGGTCAGCGGACCCGCCGCCGGCCTCACTGTCATTGTGGCTGGCCTGATCGAACAGTTCGGCTGGCAGGCAACGTGTGCCATCACCGCCGCAGCCGGTGTGCTTCAGGCGTTGCTCGGTGCGGCCAGGATCGGCCGTGTGGCACTGGCCATCGCCCCGGTGGTGGTACACGCCATGCTGGCCGGCATCGGCATCACCATCGTGCTGCAGCAGCTTCACGTGATGCTTGGTTCGGCATCCGCCAGTTCCGCCTGGGAGAACATCACCGCCATTCCGGCAAGCATCTTCTCGATTGACATGACTGCAGCTGTTCTGGGGGCCGTTGTCATTGGGGTGCTCGTGGTCTGGAAGCACCTTCCCTCCCCCGTCCGCCGGATTCCGGGGCCGCTCGTAGCCGTCATCGCAGCCACCCTCCTCTCCCTGCCTTTCACCGTGGACAGAATCACCTTCGACGGCTCGCTCCTGGACGCCCTGTCCTTCCCCGAGCTGCCGGACGGGAACTGGACAGCTGCAGTCGTAGGAGTGTTCACGATCGCACTGATTGCCAGCGTTGAGTCGCTGCTGTCGGCGGTGGCCGTGGACAAGATGCACCACGGCCGGCGGACCAATTTCAACCGTGAGCTCGTTGGCCAGGGCGCAGCCAACCTGACTTCCGGGCTGCTGGGTGGGCTTCCGGTGACGGGCGTCATCGTGCGAAGCGCCACCAATGTGGAGGCCGGCGCCCGGACACGGAAGTCAGCCGTGCTCCACGGTGTGTGGGTGCTGGTCTTCTCGCTGCTGCTGGCAGGCCTGATCCAGCTGATTCCCGAAGCCGTGCTTGCAGGACTGCTGATCGTGATCGGCACCCGGCTGGTCCGCGCCGCCGACATCCGGACTGCCCGGCTGACCGGCGATCTTACGGTCTATTGCGTCACACTGTTCTGCGTTGTTTTCGTCAACCTGCTCGCCGGCGTAGTTGCCGGGCTGCTTCTGGCGGTGGGACTTGTCCTCTGGCGCGTTGTGCGCGCCAGCATCCATGCAGAACAGCTTGCTGACCCCACCAGCAGCGGATCCAATGCCAGCTCCGGGGACCGGGACCGTTGGCGCGTGGTCATCGACGGATCCTGCAGTTTCCTTTCCCTGCCCCGCTTGAGTACCGTGCTGGCCTCCGTGCCGGCCGGCACTCACGTCACGGTGGAGCTGGAGGTGGACTTCCTGGATCACCCGGTTCACGACACCCTGGACGCGTGGCGGAACCGGCATGTGGGGAACGGCGGCACGGTGGTGATCGAGGAGAGTGGAACCGCCACACTCCACGGCGCCCAGGCCGGCCCGCCAAGCCGCGGCACCTCACGCTCGGCGCTTCGGGGCGGGTTTGCGCCCTGGCGCAGCTGGCAGCAGCGGATCCTGGCCGGGCACGGTGCAGCAGCACCGGACGTTCCCGGGCCCCTGCGTTCCATACTCTCGGGCGTGGACAACTACCACCGGCGTAACGCCCACCTTGTCCGGCCGCACGTCCAGGAGTTGGCTTCGTTCCAGGATCCGAACACCCTGTTCCTGACCTGCTCGGACTCCCGCCTGGTGCCGAACCTGATCACCAGCAGCGGTCCCGGAGACCTCTTCACTGTCCGGAATGTGGGCAACGTGGTGGGCAGCCAAGGGCTGGATTCATCTGTTGAAGCCGCCCTGGACTTTGCGCTCAACAAGCTGTCGGTGGAATCAGTGGTGGTGTGCGGTCATTCGGGTTGCGGCGCCATGACCGCGCTGAGCGCCGACCCGCAAGCCGTTGGGGCTTTCGACGACGGCCTGCAGGCCTCCACACGGGAAGGAACCTCCGGCGCGGCAACGGCTGCCGGGGAGCGGGGCGCCGTTGACGTCTGGCTTGATCATGCCAGGCCAAGCCTTGGCGCTTTCCGCACCGGGCATCCCGTCCAGGTGGCCGCAGCCGAAGCCGGGTACGACGCCGTGGACCAACTGGCGATGGTTAACGTCGCGGTGCAGCTGGACCGGCTCAACCGCCACCCCGGCCTGCAGGAGGCGCTGCAGGCCGGACGGGTTCACGTGGCCGGACTCTTTTACGATATTTCCACGGCCCAGGTCCTTCGGATCACGTCCACCGGCATCAGCCACCTAGATCCGCTGCCGTCCCAGTCCGTGGAGACCATGGAGGAAGAACAGCCTGTGCACTAG
- a CDS encoding aldehyde dehydrogenase (NADP(+)), protein MTTATLSLSELTAAATRAAQIAAAASDAERAAWLTAVADALDANVAELVDIADSETSLGPVRLTGEVARTSGQLRLFARVITEGSYLEAIIDHADAAASPPKHDLRRLLRPIGPVAVFSASNFPFAFSVAGGDTASALAVGCSVIVKAHSGHLKLSERTAEIVAEALRSAGAPDGLFALVSGREVGTALVQDPNIKAVGFTGSIPGGRALFDLAVSRPDPIPFYGELGSLNPVVITSAALAEKSAELAAGLAGSFTMGAGQFCTKPGLVFIPTGTGFAADLAAATKDKPTSAMLTGRIADAYPDGLRSVASVPGVTVVSGTVQQDATRDGAAPVVFSTSAANVLERPDELLEECFGPTTLLIEYQDQDELFPVLAKVPGSLTATVHALPGEDVSGLVEQLSGLAGRVLFDGWPTGVAVNWAQQHGGPYPATTSLFTSVGATAVRRFQRPVAYQDAPEAVLHPALRESNPLGIPRRVDGELVLP, encoded by the coding sequence GTGACAACTGCAACACTTTCCCTGTCCGAACTCACCGCCGCCGCCACCCGGGCCGCGCAGATCGCGGCGGCCGCGTCCGATGCCGAACGCGCGGCCTGGCTGACGGCCGTTGCTGACGCGCTTGACGCCAACGTGGCCGAACTGGTGGACATCGCCGATTCTGAGACCAGCCTGGGCCCCGTCCGGCTGACGGGCGAAGTGGCCCGCACCTCCGGACAGCTGCGCCTCTTTGCCCGGGTGATTACTGAAGGCTCGTATCTCGAAGCCATCATTGACCACGCGGACGCTGCCGCCAGTCCGCCCAAGCATGACCTGCGGCGCCTGCTGCGGCCCATCGGACCGGTGGCGGTGTTCTCAGCCTCCAACTTCCCGTTCGCTTTCTCGGTGGCCGGCGGCGACACCGCATCCGCGCTGGCCGTTGGATGTTCGGTTATTGTCAAGGCCCACTCCGGGCACCTGAAGCTGTCTGAACGGACCGCGGAGATTGTGGCAGAGGCCCTGCGTTCGGCCGGTGCCCCGGACGGCCTCTTCGCCTTGGTCAGTGGCCGCGAAGTTGGCACCGCCCTGGTGCAGGACCCCAACATCAAGGCTGTCGGCTTCACGGGCTCCATCCCAGGTGGCCGCGCGCTCTTTGACCTGGCCGTTTCCCGGCCCGATCCCATCCCGTTCTACGGCGAACTCGGCAGCCTGAACCCCGTGGTCATCACCAGCGCGGCCCTGGCAGAGAAGTCCGCCGAACTCGCCGCCGGATTAGCAGGGTCCTTCACCATGGGAGCAGGCCAGTTCTGCACCAAGCCAGGCCTGGTCTTTATCCCTACCGGCACCGGTTTTGCCGCTGATTTGGCGGCGGCAACCAAAGACAAACCGACGTCGGCCATGCTCACCGGCCGCATCGCTGACGCGTACCCGGACGGCCTGCGCAGCGTCGCTTCGGTCCCCGGCGTGACTGTAGTCAGTGGCACGGTGCAGCAGGATGCCACCCGGGACGGTGCCGCACCGGTGGTGTTCTCCACCTCAGCCGCCAATGTCCTGGAGCGCCCGGACGAGCTGCTTGAAGAGTGCTTTGGTCCCACCACGCTGCTGATCGAATACCAGGACCAGGACGAGCTCTTCCCTGTCCTGGCCAAGGTTCCGGGCAGCCTCACCGCCACGGTCCACGCCCTGCCCGGCGAGGACGTTTCAGGTCTCGTGGAACAGCTGTCCGGCCTTGCCGGCCGCGTGCTGTTCGACGGCTGGCCCACCGGCGTCGCCGTCAACTGGGCGCAGCAGCACGGCGGACCCTACCCGGCCACCACCTCACTGTTCACTTCGGTGGGAGCGACGGCGGTACGCCGGTTCCAGCGGCCGGTGGCCTACCAGGATGCTCCCGAAGCCGTCCTGCATCCGGCCCTCCGGGAAAGCAACCCGCTGGGAATCCCGCGCCGTGTTGATGGCGAACTGGTGCTGCCTTAG
- a CDS encoding mandelate racemase/muconate lactonizing enzyme family protein: MSMPVAEAVRTAPRITGLSTRLLTVPLRRSWGAEAPENHVIVTDIQTDDGGAGHGFSWTPTIGPQAVKALLDYDIAPFVTGLPANPETVWDALWKRLHEAGGGGLTTIAMAGVDLALWDLQARRANTSVTGLLGQRQESAQVYGSGVNLHYTLEELVAQVERWISAGHQAVKIKVGKPDIREDAERVAAVRSVLGPDRKLMVDANQRWDLPTTFKALDVLAEFGLEWLEEPIRADDLWAYRRLRKHSPVPIALGENLHTIYRFRDFIAAEAVDIIQPNIIRVGGITPFRRIVELARTNSIRVMPHLLPELSGQLALTLAEPTLVEDVEDASFEQLGILAAPSPVRFSNSRVTLTGQPGLGFRFRDEL; this comes from the coding sequence ATGAGCATGCCCGTCGCCGAAGCAGTCCGGACAGCACCGCGGATCACCGGCCTTTCCACCCGGCTTCTGACAGTCCCGCTGCGGCGCAGCTGGGGTGCGGAGGCGCCGGAAAACCACGTGATCGTCACGGACATCCAAACGGACGACGGCGGCGCGGGGCACGGTTTTTCGTGGACGCCCACCATCGGTCCGCAGGCCGTCAAAGCCCTGCTCGACTACGACATCGCTCCTTTCGTTACCGGGCTGCCAGCCAATCCTGAGACGGTGTGGGACGCACTGTGGAAGCGGCTGCATGAGGCCGGTGGCGGGGGACTGACCACCATCGCCATGGCGGGCGTGGACCTTGCCCTCTGGGACCTGCAGGCGCGCAGGGCAAACACCTCCGTGACCGGACTCCTGGGCCAGCGGCAGGAGTCCGCACAGGTGTATGGCTCGGGCGTGAACCTGCATTACACCCTTGAGGAGCTGGTGGCCCAGGTTGAGCGCTGGATAAGCGCAGGGCACCAGGCCGTCAAGATCAAGGTGGGCAAGCCCGACATCCGGGAGGACGCCGAGCGGGTGGCCGCCGTCCGTTCCGTGCTGGGGCCGGACCGCAAGCTCATGGTGGATGCGAACCAGCGCTGGGACCTGCCGACTACGTTTAAGGCGTTGGACGTCCTCGCTGAATTCGGGCTGGAATGGCTCGAAGAACCCATCCGGGCGGACGATCTCTGGGCCTACCGCAGGCTGCGCAAACATTCGCCCGTGCCCATCGCCCTGGGCGAAAACCTGCACACCATCTACCGCTTCCGCGATTTTATAGCCGCCGAAGCCGTAGATATCATCCAGCCGAACATCATCCGGGTGGGCGGCATTACGCCGTTCCGGCGGATTGTTGAACTGGCACGGACCAACAGCATCCGGGTGATGCCGCACTTGCTGCCCGAGCTCTCCGGCCAGCTTGCCCTGACCCTGGCCGAACCCACTCTCGTGGAGGATGTCGAAGATGCCTCGTTCGAGCAGTTGGGTATCCTGGCGGCGCCATCTCCGGTCCGGTTCAGCAACAGCCGCGTGACGCTCACTGGCCAGCCGGGCCTCGGCTTCCGCTTCCGGGACGAACTTTAA
- a CDS encoding 5-dehydro-4-deoxyglucarate dehydratase has protein sequence MKFDGVLFFPVTPFTPEGGVDVELLKEHIGSRLAFGPGGVFPACGTGEFHALSLEEVRTVVTAAVEVVAGKVPVVAGAGGPLGHAIAAARAAEEAGADALLVLPPYLVTGPTEGLVAYIEAVADASSLPVIVYHRGNARFTAASMARLAGNPKVIGFKDGLGDVGLAQEIVTAVRATGREEFALFNGLLTAELTQGAYRGLGIPLYSSAAFAMAPEIAKAYYDAYMSGDEDRRNALLEGFYAPLVRLRDQTPGFGVSLIKAGLRLGGLAVGSVRPPLVDPTDEQLVQLKAILAKGYELAGR, from the coding sequence ATGAAATTCGACGGCGTACTGTTTTTCCCCGTCACCCCGTTCACTCCTGAAGGCGGCGTCGACGTCGAGCTCCTGAAGGAACACATCGGTTCCAGGCTGGCGTTTGGCCCCGGCGGCGTCTTCCCGGCCTGCGGGACAGGCGAGTTCCACGCCCTGAGCCTTGAAGAGGTGCGCACAGTGGTGACGGCCGCCGTCGAGGTTGTGGCAGGCAAGGTGCCCGTGGTTGCCGGAGCAGGAGGCCCCCTGGGTCACGCGATCGCTGCCGCCCGCGCTGCCGAAGAAGCCGGCGCCGACGCCCTTCTCGTTCTGCCGCCGTACCTGGTTACCGGCCCCACCGAGGGTCTGGTGGCCTACATCGAGGCTGTGGCAGACGCCAGCAGCCTCCCCGTGATCGTCTACCACCGCGGCAATGCCAGGTTCACCGCCGCCTCCATGGCCCGGCTCGCGGGCAACCCCAAGGTCATCGGCTTCAAGGACGGACTGGGCGATGTTGGCCTGGCGCAGGAGATCGTCACCGCGGTCCGTGCCACCGGCCGCGAAGAGTTTGCCTTGTTCAACGGCCTGCTGACCGCCGAACTGACGCAGGGCGCCTACCGGGGACTCGGCATCCCGCTGTACTCCTCCGCCGCGTTCGCCATGGCCCCGGAGATCGCCAAGGCCTACTACGACGCCTACATGTCAGGGGACGAGGACCGCCGCAATGCCCTGCTGGAAGGCTTCTACGCCCCGCTGGTTCGGCTCCGCGACCAGACCCCCGGTTTTGGTGTTTCGCTGATCAAGGCCGGGCTCCGGCTGGGCGGCCTTGCTGTTGGCTCTGTCCGTCCGCCGCTGGTGGATCCCACGGACGAGCAGCTGGTGCAGTTGAAGGCCATCCTTGCCAAGGGCTACGAGCTGGCCGGCCGCTGA
- a CDS encoding NAD-dependent epimerase/dehydratase family protein — MSRIFVTGGSGRLGRSVVAGLAEKGHHVISVDRDAVPADQLPAGVVQETADLLAPGEALRLLRETMPDAVIHLAAIAVPFSAPEDVIFATNTRLAYAVVSAATELGVGKIVTASSPTVLGYGSPAGWLPASFPLDERTPPKPWNAYALSKLIAEQTVQMFAAAQGERIRYAAFRPCYVISPEEWEGAPTQQGHTVAERLTDPALSAPALFNYVDARDVADFLDVLLRKMDSIPNGETFFVGAADALATTPLAELMPRFLPGSAELCSGLTGAAPAFSIDKAHDMLGWQPKRSWRTELKTPTPYDGTSAALVTAGTGSKETS; from the coding sequence ATGAGCAGGATCTTTGTCACCGGCGGCTCCGGCCGCCTGGGCCGCAGCGTTGTGGCCGGGCTGGCCGAAAAGGGCCACCACGTGATCTCGGTTGACCGCGATGCCGTACCGGCGGATCAGCTGCCCGCCGGCGTGGTGCAGGAAACGGCAGACCTCCTCGCCCCGGGCGAGGCGCTGCGCCTCCTCCGGGAAACCATGCCCGACGCCGTCATCCACCTCGCGGCGATTGCCGTCCCTTTCAGCGCGCCGGAAGACGTTATTTTTGCCACCAACACCCGCCTTGCGTACGCAGTGGTCAGTGCGGCCACGGAGCTGGGAGTCGGCAAGATCGTCACCGCCAGCAGCCCCACCGTTCTCGGATACGGCTCGCCGGCAGGCTGGCTTCCGGCCAGCTTCCCGTTGGACGAGCGCACCCCACCCAAGCCCTGGAACGCCTACGCGCTGTCAAAGTTGATCGCGGAACAGACCGTGCAGATGTTTGCCGCAGCGCAGGGGGAGAGGATCCGGTACGCGGCCTTCCGGCCCTGCTACGTCATCTCGCCGGAGGAATGGGAGGGCGCGCCCACCCAGCAGGGTCACACCGTTGCCGAACGGCTCACAGATCCGGCACTGTCCGCCCCCGCGCTGTTTAACTACGTGGATGCGCGCGACGTCGCTGACTTCCTGGACGTCCTGCTGCGGAAGATGGACTCGATCCCCAACGGCGAAACGTTCTTTGTTGGCGCCGCAGACGCCCTGGCAACGACTCCGCTGGCCGAGCTCATGCCCCGGTTCCTTCCCGGCAGCGCGGAGCTGTGCTCCGGACTCACGGGCGCGGCTCCGGCATTTTCGATCGACAAAGCCCATGACATGCTCGGCTGGCAACCCAAACGGAGCTGGCGGACCGAACTCAAAACACCCACCCCCTACGACGGGACCTCCGCCGCGCTGGTGACGGCTGGCACGGGATCCAAGGAGACATCATGA
- a CDS encoding Gfo/Idh/MocA family protein produces MVNTAESTSATAASGSETLKGAAGTQAGQSKARIALIGTGGRSEMYIRAIFGKHADTAELVAFSDVNPGRVQFYQKLIQELGAAGPVAAFDPADLTAFVQSNNIDRVVVTTPDYTHADYIVEALNAGADVVVEKPLTIDAEGCRRITKAVHETGRNVVVTFNYRYSPRNSALKEIIQSGVIGKVTSIDFSWVLDTVHGADYFRRWHREKKNSGGLLIHKASHHFDLVNWWIDDVPERVFASGGLKFYGDRNAAERGLGPRPERGTPDAAAPATAEKDPFTLDLREDERLKALFLDNEHYDGYRRDQDVFTGGITIEDNLALVVEYQGGPRLSYSLNAHSPWEGYRVAVNGTEGRAELEVVERAAVTSSTDKKTVVDPSATPIEEDDAIRRNGERLVVQRHWEAAYEVPIVNGEGGHGGGDELLLSDLFNGPGEDPLGRPSGYLDGLRSVSVGIAGNRSLESSLPVRIEDLDLGVDLRRGA; encoded by the coding sequence ATGGTCAACACAGCCGAGTCGACGTCCGCCACAGCGGCTTCGGGCTCTGAAACCCTCAAGGGTGCAGCGGGAACCCAGGCAGGGCAGTCCAAGGCGCGCATTGCCCTGATCGGCACCGGCGGCCGTTCGGAAATGTACATCCGGGCAATTTTTGGCAAGCACGCGGACACCGCCGAGCTGGTGGCGTTCTCTGACGTCAACCCCGGACGGGTGCAGTTCTACCAGAAGCTGATCCAGGAACTAGGGGCCGCCGGACCAGTTGCCGCCTTTGATCCCGCAGATCTCACCGCCTTCGTCCAATCCAATAACATCGACCGCGTCGTGGTGACGACGCCTGACTACACCCACGCCGACTACATCGTGGAGGCGCTCAACGCAGGCGCCGACGTCGTCGTTGAAAAGCCCCTCACCATCGACGCCGAGGGCTGCCGCCGCATCACCAAAGCAGTGCACGAGACAGGCCGCAACGTTGTGGTCACCTTCAACTACCGCTATTCGCCGCGCAACAGTGCCCTCAAGGAGATCATCCAGAGCGGTGTGATCGGCAAGGTCACCTCCATCGACTTCAGCTGGGTCCTGGACACGGTTCATGGTGCGGACTACTTCCGCCGCTGGCACCGGGAAAAGAAGAACTCCGGCGGCCTGCTGATCCACAAGGCGTCCCACCACTTCGACCTCGTCAACTGGTGGATCGATGACGTCCCCGAGCGCGTCTTCGCCTCTGGAGGGCTCAAGTTCTACGGCGACAGGAACGCGGCCGAACGCGGGCTTGGTCCCCGCCCGGAACGCGGCACACCGGATGCCGCGGCGCCTGCGACTGCCGAGAAGGACCCCTTCACCTTGGACCTGCGTGAGGATGAGCGGCTCAAGGCGCTTTTCCTGGACAACGAGCACTACGACGGCTACCGCCGCGACCAGGACGTCTTCACCGGCGGCATCACCATCGAGGACAACCTGGCCCTGGTGGTGGAGTACCAGGGTGGTCCGCGCCTGAGCTACTCGCTGAACGCCCACAGCCCCTGGGAGGGTTACCGGGTGGCGGTTAATGGGACCGAAGGCCGTGCGGAACTCGAAGTGGTGGAACGAGCCGCAGTCACCTCCAGTACTGACAAAAAGACGGTGGTGGACCCCAGCGCAACCCCCATCGAGGAGGACGACGCCATCCGCCGCAACGGCGAACGCCTGGTGGTCCAGCGCCACTGGGAAGCGGCTTATGAGGTGCCGATCGTCAACGGTGAAGGCGGCCACGGAGGCGGCGACGAGCTCCTGCTTTCGGACCTCTTCAACGGACCGGGCGAGGACCCGCTGGGACGTCCCTCGGGCTACCTGGACGGGCTTCGTTCCGTCTCTGTGGGCATCGCCGGGAACCGCTCCCTCGAATCGTCACTTCCCGTCCGCATTGAAGACCTGGACCTCGGCGTTGACCTCCGCCGGGGTGCTTAG
- a CDS encoding LacI family DNA-binding transcriptional regulator — MVRKSATGRIGIADVAIRAGVSHATVSRVMNGNFTVDPEIAARVRAAAAELKYQPNPVGRSLALGKTDTIGIVVPDLANPTFQAILRGLSRAAAQDGYRVLIADSFEVSSEESILAGEARRRCDGLVLCAPRMSDAELEEIAPSLHPLVLINRTTTAPNVPSLVVDYGQGVQDLAEHLAELGHTRLAFLAGPARSASNAMRLQGLEAFKAAHPHVDVRMLEGGSDFDTGHGAVDAVLDSGATGILAFNDLVAMGLMSGLHERGVDVPGDISVTGFDDIPFARYTTPALTTAAVPITELGQQAWHQLRALIRKEDNDAPGSRYQPRLEVRASSGPAKG; from the coding sequence ATGGTCAGGAAATCGGCAACGGGCAGGATCGGCATCGCGGACGTTGCCATCAGGGCCGGCGTCTCGCATGCCACTGTTTCGCGGGTAATGAACGGCAATTTCACCGTGGATCCTGAGATCGCTGCCCGGGTCCGGGCAGCCGCGGCGGAGCTGAAGTACCAGCCCAACCCGGTGGGCCGAAGCCTGGCACTGGGCAAAACGGACACCATCGGCATTGTGGTCCCCGACCTCGCCAACCCCACCTTCCAGGCCATTCTCCGTGGACTAAGCCGGGCCGCGGCACAGGACGGCTACCGCGTCCTGATTGCCGACTCCTTCGAAGTGTCCAGCGAAGAATCCATCCTCGCCGGCGAAGCCCGACGGCGTTGTGACGGCCTGGTGCTGTGCGCTCCCCGCATGAGCGATGCCGAACTGGAGGAGATAGCCCCCTCACTGCATCCGCTGGTCCTGATCAACAGGACCACCACGGCCCCCAACGTACCCAGCCTGGTGGTGGATTACGGCCAGGGCGTCCAGGACCTTGCTGAGCATCTGGCAGAGCTCGGCCACACACGCCTGGCGTTCCTGGCCGGCCCGGCACGCAGCGCCTCCAATGCCATGCGCCTCCAGGGCCTGGAAGCGTTCAAGGCTGCCCATCCGCACGTGGACGTCAGGATGCTCGAAGGCGGCTCGGACTTCGACACAGGCCACGGTGCCGTGGATGCTGTGCTGGACAGTGGCGCCACGGGCATCCTGGCCTTCAATGACCTCGTCGCCATGGGCCTGATGAGCGGGCTTCACGAACGCGGAGTGGACGTACCCGGCGATATTTCCGTCACGGGCTTCGATGACATTCCCTTCGCCAGGTACACCACCCCCGCCCTCACCACGGCGGCTGTGCCCATCACGGAGCTTGGCCAACAGGCGTGGCACCAGCTGCGGGCACTGATCCGGAAGGAAGACAACGACGCACCCGGCAGCAGGTACCAGCCGCGCCTGGAGGTCAGGGCCAGCAGCGGACCGGCGAAGGGCTGA
- a CDS encoding FadR/GntR family transcriptional regulator — MRTHQLVLHWIERQLSEGRLTVGGRLPAERTLAEQLQVSRTSVREAIRILEAMGVVRAGVGSGPEAGTVVISDPTAALGSALRLHVATQHLPVSDIVETRVLLESWAAERAKPDAPELDTAASLLDEMDAVGSAARAGAAKTGSPVDDFLALDVRFHLALADAAGNAVVSAMMGSLRESIQGYAAELTSNLPDWDATATRLRAEHREILAAIRNGDGERGAKLVAAHIEGYYREAGVQH; from the coding sequence ATGCGCACCCACCAACTTGTCCTGCACTGGATCGAGAGGCAGCTCTCCGAGGGCCGGCTGACCGTGGGCGGCCGCCTTCCCGCCGAGCGCACGCTGGCCGAACAGCTGCAGGTTTCCCGGACCTCGGTGCGGGAGGCCATCCGGATACTGGAGGCCATGGGCGTAGTCCGCGCGGGCGTGGGCTCGGGACCGGAAGCGGGAACGGTGGTGATCTCAGATCCGACGGCGGCCCTCGGCTCCGCTCTGCGCCTGCACGTGGCCACGCAGCATCTTCCGGTGTCTGACATTGTGGAAACCCGGGTGTTGCTGGAGTCCTGGGCGGCCGAACGGGCGAAGCCAGATGCCCCCGAACTGGATACCGCAGCCAGCCTCCTGGACGAGATGGACGCCGTCGGATCAGCTGCCAGGGCAGGGGCTGCGAAAACGGGCTCGCCTGTTGATGACTTTCTCGCGCTGGATGTCAGGTTCCACCTGGCCCTTGCCGATGCCGCCGGAAATGCAGTGGTGAGCGCCATGATGGGATCGCTGCGGGAGTCGATCCAGGGCTACGCCGCAGAGCTCACGTCCAATCTCCCCGACTGGGACGCCACTGCCACGCGCCTCCGGGCCGAGCACCGGGAGATCCTTGCCGCCATCCGGAACGGCGACGGCGAGCGGGGGGCCAAGCTGGTGGCCGCGCACATCGAGGGCTACTACCGCGAAGCAGGGGTTCAGCACTAG